The Oxyura jamaicensis isolate SHBP4307 breed ruddy duck chromosome 3, BPBGC_Ojam_1.0, whole genome shotgun sequence genome segment GACACGAAGGCAGCGCTGACAAAGTGCAGGTTGCACaacctccagcccctgcaggaggcCTTGGTTCTGGGGCGGGTGGCGAGCCGGGCGCCGTCTTGCCTGGAGGCAAGCGCTGTGTTGGAAAGGAATATTCAGAGTCTGACGAGTTGGGTATTTTTCCGggagaaaaatctgaaactggctcctcagaaaaagaaaaaaaaaaaaaaaaaaagtgcaccgATTACATAAATATTCCTGGGGTTCTCCTGCAGGCTGAGGGAAAATGAGGAGGTGGTACTTTGAGGGGCAGTGTGTAATGGGGCCCAGGTCAGGGCCGGGTGCCCACAAAAACCCCTTTTTCCTCTCAGCACGCATCCAAGCCCGCCGGGCAGCCGGTGCACGGCTCGACTCCTCCCAGCTCCGCCACGCTGGAGGCAATCATGTGATTTTTAGGACTCTGCTCTCCAAAACCCTCTTTGCTCCCGGCCACCCTCGCTTCCTCCCTGGCTTCCTTCCTGGCGGTGGGGCTGGGATCTGGGGAGCGATGGCGGAGGTGAAGAGGGAGGTTTTTGGGCGCATGCCCccggaggaaggaggaggggaggtggAGAAGTTCGTGCTGCAGTCGGACAGCGTCAGAGTGGAGATCCTGTCCCTGGGGTGCATTATCGCCGCGCTGGAGACGAAAGGCAGGGACGGGCAGTTTGCAGACATTGTCCTGGGCTTTGACACGCTGGAAGGTGGGTCTGAATCtgtttccttcaaaaataaaaaggaagtatGAAGGAAATCAGAGATTTTGTTCCTACTCCTTCTGAGGGTGCCCCCAAATCATGGGCTGAAGTAACACAAGTCCTGGGCTCAGCGGTGGATGAGGGGACACCGGTGGCCCCAGGTCGCAGCGTGCCCCTCTGACAGGCCTGGCTCCTTGGGCCTCACTGCAAATCTGTGAACAACACAAGTCCCCTCCCAGCTGTTTCAATCAAAGATTAGAGAATCACGGAATGCTCTCGTTTGGAAAAGACCATCAGTATCACCAAACCCAGCCATCCACCTGACTCCATCCTGAGacaccagggctgcagccacctgCTTAGTGCTGAGAGGACACCGAGAGGGACATCTCCGAGCCCACAAACACGCCTGGAGATCACCCGTCTGCCCTTGTCCTTCCATGTCACAGCACTCTGCTTTCCCCACGCAGGCTACACAAGGAAGCATCCCTTCTTCGGAGCCGTGGTGGGGCGCGTGGCCAACAGGATTGCCAAGGGGAGGTTCACCGTGGACGGCAAGGAGTACCAGCTCTTCCTCAACAACGGGCCCAACTCGCTGCATGGAGGAGCCAAGGGCTTCGACAAGGTGAACGTCGGGCTGGTGGGGCTCGGGGCCTCCTGCACACAGCCTCCAGGGTGGTGGCAAGGGGATGCGATGTCTTcagtcccagccctgcagggttTTCTGGTGGTTATTGAGTTGGGTCCCCTCCCAAAAAGTGCTGCGAGTGCAGGAGGTGATCCGTCATTTCCTCAGAGGAACTCGTGCAAATGTGCTAGTGCAGCTGCCTTCTTAATGGTGTTTGTGTGTTCGTTTTTTGTGAGGGAACATCCAGGCTGAAGGGGCAAAAGTCAGAGGGTCTGGAATAAAGTTCGCTGCTAAGCAGCACCCCGTGATGAAAATAATCTCCTCTGTCATAGAGACTGGGATCAAACGCTCATGGGGCACACTTACATGCCTGATAGACTTCCTCTGGCCAGGCAAACAAGACGCACTGGCTCTTGGCTGTGGCTGTCTCAGCCttctcctctgtttttcctgaTCTTGTAGGCCTCAGTGCTGCACTCAGCGTGTGCTCTGACGACACAGCAGCTTACAGCTGCAGCCTGGTTACTTGGCATCCTCAGTTCCCACACTGGgtgaaaatgttgctttttgaCAAGTCCCCTCCACAAGAAGGGGAATAGGTCCAGCTGCAGGACAAAAATCCATCGCAGTCAGGCCTCTCCAAGGCATGGGGTAACGGAGGCCCAGGACAGACCCCGACCATAAAAAACTGCTTCCCTTCTTCAGCTGCTCGTGGAAAAACCCATTCTGTtggtcagatcagagccagcaggctggtatttgtgttttgttttttttttttttttaccacttccctctttctttttcaacaaGGGCATGTCGGTTTTCAGTACTTCataggaaggaaaatgtgatctttcttatatttcttacttttttttttttttttttccctaggataAAAAGCCAAAAGGTGACTGGCAAAAACCTTTGTTTCAGTGGATGTGTGCCCTTCATCCCCatgttcagcccagagcaggacACAGAGAGAAGGGCACCGCATCCCCTACTGCTGCCCCACTAACGCACAGTCCTTGCAGGTTCTCTGGAGCCCCCAGGTCATCCCAAATGGCGTTTGCTTCTTTCGGCTCAGCCCTGATGGCGAGGAAGGCTACCCCGGGGAGCTGAAGGTCTGGGTCACCTACACGCTCCACGGCAGCGAGCTGGCCATCAACTATCGAGCTCAGAGCAGCAAGACGACGCCCATCAACCTGACAAACCACGCGTACTTCAACCTGGCAGGGCAGGTAGGCACCGGGAGCCCCAACCCCACGGAGGGACACCatgaaaaaaggtaaagaaGCCCAGGCACCGCAGGTGTGACTTCTGGGGACAAAGTGATGGAGGGTGTGCCACTGCACAAGAGTCCACAAGCTGCCCCTCCATGCAGGTCTGCCATTGCCCTAAAAATGTCTGCGCAGTTGTTAGTTTACCCTCGGTTTGTCCTCCCAGTAGTACAGCAGTACCAACACCTGTGGCACGCAGCTCAGGCATGTTTCCAGAGGAACGGGAGACCTTTGGGCATGAAACTGCTGCTCAGATTAGATGGTGACGTGCAGGCTCAGCTTTGAtcctgctccccttcctgcccAGCAGGTCCCTTGCCAGCATCCCTGAGGCTGccaaggaggaagaagagcacAGGAGAGGAGCCAGGAGGATGAGCTTCGCTTCCCCCTGTGCTcgcttccttcccctttttgcctgctgctgtgtgctcagcacccagcatGTTTCAGCTAGCCAATTGGCAGCATGCTGGTGCTAGGCAAAGGTGCAAGTTCAGGCTGATAGTCTCCTGAAGGAGGTGCCATGCAGGATTTTGCCACTTTTGCCCTTTGCCCTCTGATGGGGACAAGGTGGGAGGATGCCCAGGAGGTCCCCCAGGCACTCCCAGGTCAGCTGGAGCACCACCACACACGGGTGGCCGAAGGGCCACTGCAGGAACCCCAGCGTTTCCCTTCCTCCCGCAGGGCTCCCCCGACATCTACGACCACGAGATTTCCATTGCAGCAGATTCCTACCTGCCTGTGGACGACACCAAGATCCCAACCGGTGGGTGGCACCTGGTGGGGACGGCTTCACAGTTGGGGcttgtggggaggggggagcagcaCTGCCCCACAAGGGGGGACAAAGCAGGACCCGGGGGATCCCAGCATAGCAGGGCACCGTCCcgcagcagctgagcagggtgtgcagaggcaggtgctgggagcaggggccACCACCAGCCCCGATGTGGTGGAGGTGGGCTGATGTCTGCCCAgtggtgctggcaggagcagcaggagatgggctGGAAGCCAGGCTGTGAGGTGGAGCCGCCCAGGAGACACACTCCATCCAGCACTGGGCCAAAGGACA includes the following:
- the GALM gene encoding galactose mutarotase; the protein is MRRWYFEGQCVMGPRSGPGAHKNPFFLSARIQARRAAGARLDSSQLRHAGGNHVIFRTLLSKTLFAPGHPRFLPGFLPGGGAGIWGAMAEVKREVFGRMPPEEGGGEVEKFVLQSDSVRVEILSLGCIIAALETKGRDGQFADIVLGFDTLEGYTRKHPFFGAVVGRVANRIAKGRFTVDGKEYQLFLNNGPNSLHGGAKGFDKVLWSPQVIPNGVCFFRLSPDGEEGYPGELKVWVTYTLHGSELAINYRAQSSKTTPINLTNHAYFNLAGQGSPDIYDHEISIAADSYLPVDDTKIPTGEVAAVQGTGFDLRQPVELGKHLRKFHLDGFDHNFCLPPGRARRLVARARHPPTGRTMEVHSTQPGLQFYTGNNLDGSLKGKGAATYPKHSAFCLETQHWPDAVNQPHFPSTLLLPGEEYDHTTWFCFGTA